The Bacteroidota bacterium genome includes a region encoding these proteins:
- a CDS encoding 4Fe-4S binding protein — MQYLVTYIGSIFRALNSLRKGMKLTGYYFTHHKNIVTQQYPENRKEMFIGERFRGEVILTHDANNEHRCTGCSACEIACPNGTIRIISKFEIVPETQKKKKAIDEFVYHLGMCTFCNLCIIACPTDAIVMSHDFEHSTYDRKPLNKILNKPGSKLMKGVEE; from the coding sequence ATGCAATACTTAGTAACATACATAGGATCAATTTTTCGGGCGCTCAACTCGCTGCGCAAAGGCATGAAACTGACCGGATATTATTTTACACATCACAAAAACATAGTTACACAACAATATCCCGAGAACAGAAAAGAAATGTTTATCGGTGAACGTTTTCGAGGAGAAGTTATTCTTACCCACGATGCAAACAACGAGCACCGCTGCACAGGTTGTTCCGCCTGCGAGATAGCGTGTCCGAATGGCACAATCAGAATCATCAGCAAGTTTGAAATTGTCCCTGAAACTCAGAAAAAGAAAAAAGCTATTGATGAGTTTGTCTATCATCTGGGCATGTGTACGTTCTGCAATCTCTGCATTATCGCCTGTCCGACCGATGCGATTGTTATGTCACATGATTTTGAACATAGCACATACGATAGAAAGCCGTTAAATAAAATTTTAAATAAACCCGGTTCTAAATTGATGAAAGGCGTTGAAGAATAA
- the nuoH gene encoding NADH-quinone oxidoreductase subunit NuoH gives MLYDFTYLTAKIHNWLFAHCSPFWTMMLEFIIVGVCVLGICVLLAILFVYMERKVAAFMQIRLGPNRVGPKGIFQAVADVLKLVLKEGFSPRTSDKFLFNFAPFIVITVAMLALAPIPFAKGLQMYDINIGVFYISAVSSISVIGILMAGWASNSKYSLLGAMRSGAQIVSYELSAGLSIIIIVALAGSMSLNDIVESQRTGWWIFKGHVPAIIAFVIFIIAGTAELNRAPFDMAEAESELTAGFHTEYTGMRFAMFFMAEYVNMFTVCAIGATLFLGGWMPFHVGHLETFNHIMDFVPPIVWFFGKTFFLIFVIMWFRWTFPRLRIDQLLTLEWKYLMPVSLVNMILVALIVIMGWHF, from the coding sequence ATGTTATACGACTTCACATATCTCACAGCTAAAATCCACAACTGGCTTTTTGCTCATTGCAGTCCTTTCTGGACAATGATGCTGGAGTTTATTATTGTTGGAGTGTGCGTACTTGGCATTTGTGTTTTGCTGGCAATACTATTTGTTTATATGGAACGGAAAGTTGCCGCGTTCATGCAAATTCGTCTTGGTCCCAATCGCGTTGGACCCAAAGGAATATTTCAGGCAGTTGCGGATGTTCTTAAACTTGTACTGAAGGAAGGATTTTCTCCCAGAACTTCTGATAAATTTTTATTCAACTTCGCGCCTTTTATCGTAATAACAGTAGCCATGCTTGCCCTTGCTCCCATTCCTTTTGCAAAAGGATTGCAGATGTATGACATCAACATTGGAGTGTTTTATATTTCTGCTGTTTCATCTATTTCTGTGATTGGAATTCTCATGGCAGGCTGGGCGAGTAACAGTAAATATTCTTTGCTCGGTGCTATGAGAAGTGGTGCGCAGATTGTCAGTTATGAATTATCTGCGGGACTTTCTATCATCATTATTGTGGCGCTTGCAGGAAGCATGAGCTTGAACGATATTGTTGAGAGCCAGCGTACAGGTTGGTGGATATTCAAAGGACATGTTCCTGCCATCATTGCTTTCGTAATTTTTATCATAGCAGGAACTGCCGAACTTAACCGCGCGCCTTTCGATATGGCAGAAGCAGAATCTGAACTTACTGCGGGATTTCATACAGAATATACCGGAATGCGTTTCGCCATGTTCTTTATGGCAGAATATGTGAACATGTTTACGGTATGTGCAATTGGCGCAACTTTATTTCTTGGCGGATGGATGCCATTTCATGTCGGGCATTTGGAAACATTTAATCACATTATGGATTTTGTTCCACCTATCGTTTGGTTCTTCGGAAAAACTTTTTTTCTAATATTCGTCATCATGTGGTTCAGGTGGACTTTTCCGCGTTTGCGAATAGACCAGCTTCTAACGCTTGAATGGAAGTATTTGATGCCGGTAAGTCTGGTGAATATGATTTTAGTTGCACTAATAGTAATTATGGGCTGGCATTTTTAA
- the nuoK gene encoding NADH-quinone oxidoreductase subunit NuoK produces MNEMKFILLVSFALFFIGAYGFLTRRNMITMLMAVELMLNAVNINFVVFNKYLFADKLDGLFFTIFIITIAAAEAAVAIAIIINLYRKFKSIDEDDIDTLKW; encoded by the coding sequence ATGAATGAAATGAAATTCATATTGCTCGTAAGTTTCGCACTCTTTTTCATTGGAGCGTATGGATTTCTTACGCGTAGAAATATGATCACTATGCTTATGGCGGTGGAACTTATGCTCAATGCCGTGAATATAAATTTTGTAGTGTTCAATAAATATTTGTTTGCTGATAAATTAGACGGACTCTTCTTTACGATTTTTATTATCACCATTGCTGCTGCTGAAGCAGCTGTGGCAATTGCAATAATTATTAACCTGTACAGAAAATTTAAATCAATTGACGAAGACGATATTGATACTTTGAAATGGTAA
- the gmk gene encoding guanylate kinase, whose translation MSAGKLIIFSAPSGAGKTTIVHHVLKKFADQLEFSISACTRTMRPNEIDGKDYHFMSTEEFKQKIKKNEFVEWEEVYTGQFYGTLKSEIERIWNSGKHVIFDLDVQGGINLKRKSGRQAYAIFVMPPSVEILELRLKQRQTETPESLAKRITKAKEEIHVADQFDKILVNENLDKACADAEKLVSEFLKK comes from the coding sequence ATGAGTGCTGGAAAACTTATAATTTTCTCCGCGCCCTCTGGCGCAGGCAAAACCACCATCGTCCATCATGTGCTGAAAAAGTTTGCTGACCAGTTGGAATTTTCTATTTCTGCATGTACTCGCACAATGCGTCCAAATGAAATTGACGGAAAGGATTATCATTTCATGTCTACTGAAGAGTTCAAACAAAAAATAAAAAAGAATGAGTTTGTAGAATGGGAAGAAGTTTATACAGGACAATTTTATGGAACATTGAAATCGGAAATAGAACGGATCTGGAATTCAGGCAAGCATGTAATTTTTGATTTAGATGTACAGGGGGGTATTAACCTGAAAAGAAAATCCGGCAGGCAGGCGTATGCAATTTTTGTAATGCCTCCTTCTGTAGAAATACTCGAACTGCGCCTCAAGCAGCGGCAAACAGAAACTCCTGAAAGTCTGGCAAAGAGAATTACAAAAGCAAAAGAAGAAATTCATGTCGCTGATCAGTTTGATAAAATTCTTGTGAATGAAAACCTGGATAAGGCATGTGCTGACGCAGAGAAGTTAGTTTCTGAATTTCTAAAAAAATGA
- the nuoL gene encoding NADH-quinone oxidoreductase subunit L — protein sequence MVNFSYISFVLIIPLVVFLITGLFGKKFQQLSGILGTVGMLAAAGLSYFAAYQYFIAGERVDGIYPTIIAFKQTWLNFSPTLSIDFGIMLDPISAMMLVVVTTVSLMVHLYSIGYMHGEERYSTYYAFLSLFSFSMLGLVVSTNIFQMYMFWELVGVSSFLLVGFYFTKPSAVAAAKKAFIVTRFADLGFLAGILILSYYSESLDFQTIIHRMMDYNGTIFLNANAASFMGISALTWALCLIFIGGAGKSAMFPLHIWLPDAMEGPTPVSALIHAATMVVAGVFLVARLFPVYSQIPAALDVVMYVGAFSAFFAAAIACTQTDIKRVLAYSTISQIGYMMFALGVSGYWGEHGLGFSASMFHLFTHAMFKALLFLGVGAVIHYVHSNEMEDMGCLRKKMPVTNAVFLIACLAISGVPPLSGFFSKEEILTAAFHHNKIIYLAGLATACLTAFYMFRLYLSIFWNKPYQEHEHDSHKSEAPFTMKFPLLILAIATLIAGFIPFSKYISADGTSFESEFHLTPAIIAVTAGLIGIFTAIILYAKQNDKSEKISSALGSIYHSIYRKFYVDELYLFVTKKIIFKFVAAPAAWIDKNIVDGFMNLLSVTTENISDGIKEVQSGKIADYVMWFFAGAILLSALVIFAW from the coding sequence ATGGTAAATTTTTCTTACATATCATTTGTCTTGATTATACCTTTGGTGGTATTTCTTATCACGGGATTATTCGGGAAAAAATTTCAGCAGTTATCCGGAATTCTTGGAACAGTTGGAATGTTGGCTGCCGCTGGACTTTCTTATTTTGCCGCATACCAATATTTCATTGCTGGTGAAAGAGTAGATGGAATTTACCCGACCATTATCGCATTCAAACAAACCTGGTTAAATTTTTCTCCAACCCTCAGCATTGATTTTGGAATCATGCTTGACCCGATTTCTGCCATGATGCTTGTGGTAGTCACTACGGTTTCCCTGATGGTTCATCTCTATAGCATTGGTTACATGCATGGAGAAGAAAGATATTCAACTTACTATGCGTTTCTTTCTCTTTTCAGTTTTTCGATGCTTGGATTAGTAGTTTCAACAAATATTTTCCAGATGTATATGTTCTGGGAACTTGTAGGAGTTTCATCTTTCTTGCTCGTAGGATTTTATTTCACCAAACCTTCCGCAGTCGCAGCAGCGAAAAAAGCATTCATCGTCACGCGCTTTGCTGATTTAGGATTTCTCGCTGGAATTTTAATTCTTTCCTATTACAGCGAGTCGTTGGATTTTCAAACTATCATTCACCGCATGATGGATTACAACGGAACTATCTTCCTGAATGCGAACGCAGCTTCCTTCATGGGAATTTCAGCGCTCACTTGGGCGCTGTGTTTGATTTTCATAGGTGGTGCAGGCAAATCCGCGATGTTCCCGCTACATATCTGGCTTCCGGATGCGATGGAAGGACCCACTCCTGTTTCAGCACTCATCCACGCAGCAACGATGGTAGTGGCGGGTGTTTTTCTTGTAGCAAGATTATTTCCGGTCTATTCGCAAATTCCTGCAGCGCTTGATGTGGTGATGTATGTGGGAGCGTTCTCCGCGTTCTTCGCAGCGGCTATCGCCTGCACACAAACAGATATAAAACGCGTGCTCGCCTATTCAACTATTTCGCAAATAGGTTACATGATGTTCGCGCTTGGAGTTTCCGGATATTGGGGCGAACACGGACTTGGATTTTCTGCTTCCATGTTTCATTTGTTCACGCATGCGATGTTCAAGGCATTACTTTTTCTTGGAGTTGGCGCAGTGATTCATTATGTTCACTCTAACGAAATGGAAGATATGGGCTGTCTCAGAAAGAAAATGCCGGTGACGAATGCTGTGTTTCTCATAGCATGTCTTGCTATTTCTGGCGTGCCGCCTCTTTCAGGATTTTTTTCCAAAGAAGAAATTCTCACTGCTGCATTTCATCACAATAAAATAATTTATCTGGCTGGACTGGCTACTGCTTGTCTCACGGCATTTTACATGTTCCGTTTGTATCTGAGCATTTTCTGGAATAAGCCGTATCAAGAACACGAACATGATTCACACAAAAGCGAAGCCCCTTTCACTATGAAATTTCCGCTATTGATTCTCGCCATAGCGACTCTTATTGCAGGTTTCATCCCTTTCAGCAAATATATTTCTGCAGACGGAACTTCCTTTGAATCCGAATTTCATTTAACTCCTGCCATTATTGCTGTGACTGCTGGGCTGATTGGAATTTTTACTGCAATCATTCTTTATGCAAAGCAAAACGACAAGTCGGAAAAAATTTCATCTGCACTGGGAAGTATTTACCATTCTATCTATAGGAAATTCTATGTAGATGAATTGTATTTATTCGTTACTAAAAAAATAATTTTCAAATTTGTTGCTGCTCCTGCTGCTTGGATTGATAAAAATATTGTGGATGGATTTATGAATTTGCTTTCTGTGACGACAGAAAATATTTCTGATGGAATAAAAGAAGTGCAGTCTGGAAAGATTGCAGATTATGTGATGTGGTTTTTTGCAGGAGCAATTTTATTATCAGCGTTAGTAATTTTTGCATGGTAA
- a CDS encoding aminotransferase class I/II-fold pyridoxal phosphate-dependent enzyme has translation MQNFIDLRSDTVTRPSKGMLEAMMNAQVGDDVFKEDPSVNLLEERTAKLFGKEAGVYCPSGTMTNQVAIKSHTQPGDELICDTHAHIYINEAGGIAFNSGVQVRLVPGDQGRLSAQQVAENINAPFDWLPRTTLVCLENTVNRAGGSYYSLNSIKEISEVCKKNNLKLHLDGARIFNALAETGDSPAETAKYFDSVSICFSKGLGCPVGSVLVGNKEFIQKARRVRKVFGGGMRQAGFIASAGLYALDNNIKRLKEDHMRAKQIADVLKSAPYVDSLLPVTTNIIIFTVKEPMTSPELIAKLAEKGVKGIAFGKKMVRFVTHLDFDDKQLEVTLNALKQLF, from the coding sequence ATGCAAAATTTTATTGACCTCCGAAGTGATACTGTCACCCGCCCTTCCAAAGGAATGCTTGAAGCGATGATGAACGCTCAAGTCGGTGACGATGTTTTCAAGGAAGATCCAAGTGTGAATTTGCTTGAAGAGCGCACTGCAAAACTTTTCGGGAAGGAAGCCGGAGTTTATTGCCCTTCTGGAACAATGACAAATCAAGTTGCCATTAAATCGCACACTCAGCCGGGCGATGAACTGATTTGCGATACGCACGCACATATATATATAAATGAAGCGGGCGGAATTGCTTTTAACTCAGGCGTGCAGGTAAGATTAGTGCCGGGAGATCAGGGAAGACTTTCTGCGCAACAGGTTGCTGAAAATATTAATGCTCCTTTTGACTGGCTCCCAAGAACGACTTTGGTTTGTCTTGAGAATACTGTAAATCGAGCTGGCGGAAGTTATTATTCCTTGAATTCGATAAAAGAAATTTCTGAAGTCTGTAAGAAAAATAATCTCAAACTTCATCTGGATGGCGCAAGAATTTTTAATGCTCTGGCAGAAACAGGAGATTCTCCTGCTGAAACGGCAAAATACTTTGATTCTGTTTCCATTTGTTTTTCAAAAGGATTGGGTTGCCCAGTGGGTTCAGTTTTAGTTGGAAACAAAGAGTTTATTCAGAAAGCCAGAAGAGTGAGAAAAGTTTTCGGTGGAGGAATGCGTCAGGCAGGATTTATAGCAAGTGCCGGACTTTATGCACTGGACAATAACATCAAACGCTTGAAAGAAGATCACATGCGCGCAAAACAAATTGCTGATGTATTGAAAAGCGCTCCGTATGTTGATTCGCTTCTTCCCGTTACGACCAACATCATCATCTTCACAGTGAAAGAACCAATGACTTCACCCGAGTTAATAGCAAAACTTGCGGAGAAGGGCGTGAAAGGAATTGCGTTCGGAAAAAAGATGGTTCGTTTTGTCACTCACCTTGACTTTGACGATAAACAATTAGAAGTAACTCTTAATGCGCTGAAGCAATTATTCTAA
- a CDS encoding NADH-quinone oxidoreductase subunit N: MSLLNYISLMRFEVASLGVIILLLLMKIFSEKLNVSLILGFVNFCLLVIVASGFIGHPHGSAFGGMFLDDGTLMLEKSIITFATLLISLQAHNWLKKHESYVEFYLLLFSILNGMYFMISSGNFLMFYLGLEMATIPLTALVAFDFNRIRSAESAGKMILSSAFSSAILLFGLSLLYGMTGSLSFAEVAMNFSSSPLMMFSLVFIFVGFAFKISIVPFHLWTADVYEGSPVAITSFLSVVSKGASVFIFMTILYKVFPLAQETWVHILVLLSVITMTIGNLFAIRQTNIKRFLAFSSITQAGYILIGVASASALSMASVIYFLLIYAFSNIGAFTVVALISNRTGKENIDDYKGLYKTNPLLSVALLLAVFSLAGIPPTAGFFGKLFLLTSGASAGLITLIIIASLNMIISLYYYLRIAKAMFVDKNETPIEKFISDTPAKIALVICVAGILVTGFISFIFEYIHSLSFGL, encoded by the coding sequence ATGAGTTTATTGAATTACATATCATTGATGCGTTTTGAAGTTGCTTCGCTCGGTGTGATCATATTGCTTTTGCTTATGAAAATTTTCTCAGAGAAACTGAATGTGTCATTGATTCTTGGATTTGTAAATTTCTGCCTGCTTGTTATTGTTGCGTCCGGATTTATTGGTCATCCTCATGGAAGCGCATTCGGAGGAATGTTTTTGGATGACGGCACACTAATGCTTGAAAAATCAATTATTACATTCGCAACTCTGCTTATTTCTTTACAAGCACACAACTGGCTGAAGAAGCACGAGAGTTATGTAGAGTTTTATCTTTTGCTGTTTTCCATTCTCAACGGAATGTATTTCATGATTTCATCGGGAAACTTTTTGATGTTCTATCTTGGCCTTGAAATGGCGACTATTCCTCTTACTGCGCTCGTTGCTTTTGATTTCAACCGAATACGTTCGGCAGAAAGTGCAGGCAAAATGATTTTATCCTCTGCGTTTTCATCAGCGATATTGCTTTTTGGTTTGTCGTTACTGTACGGAATGACTGGCTCACTAAGTTTTGCAGAAGTGGCAATGAATTTTTCTTCTTCTCCATTGATGATGTTCTCACTCGTTTTTATTTTCGTTGGCTTTGCTTTTAAAATTTCTATAGTGCCATTTCACCTATGGACAGCCGATGTCTATGAAGGTTCACCCGTTGCTATTACTTCGTTTTTGTCTGTCGTTTCAAAAGGAGCTTCGGTATTTATTTTCATGACCATTCTTTATAAAGTTTTTCCATTGGCTCAGGAAACGTGGGTTCACATTCTTGTTTTACTTTCTGTCATTACGATGACGATCGGAAATCTTTTCGCCATCCGTCAAACAAACATCAAACGCTTTCTCGCATTTTCATCTATCACACAGGCAGGATATATTCTCATTGGCGTTGCTTCTGCTTCCGCGCTGTCAATGGCTTCGGTGATTTATTTTCTGCTCATTTACGCTTTCTCGAATATTGGTGCGTTCACGGTTGTGGCTTTGATTTCGAACAGGACAGGCAAAGAAAATATAGATGATTATAAAGGACTTTATAAAACGAATCCTCTTCTGAGCGTTGCGTTGCTTCTCGCTGTGTTTTCTCTGGCAGGAATTCCTCCCACGGCAGGATTTTTCGGAAAATTATTTTTACTCACTTCCGGTGCGTCTGCCGGATTAATAACGCTCATCATCATTGCTTCATTGAATATGATTATTTCACTTTACTATTATCTGAGAATCGCGAAAGCAATGTTTGTAGACAAAAATGAAACTCCGATAGAAAAATTCATCAGCGATACTCCGGCAAAAATTGCTTTGGTAATTTGCGTGGCAGGAATTCTTGTTACCGGGTTTATCAGTTTTATTTTTGAATATATCCACTCACTTAGTTTTGGATTATGA
- a CDS encoding YicC family protein, translating to MIKSMTGFGKANVSLRGKKISIEARSVNSKGLDTNFRLPNIYREKETELRNFLSDKLKRGKVDISISSDNSSEIKTVLLNKTVAKSHYKELKSLCKELKLDDAEMLLAILRMPDVFKTGKEELNEKDWKQILSGIGKAVNELDKFRTTEGKSLEKDLRNRLGIIAELLGFVEKLDKERIPFIKEKIRKQVAELTDKIDQNRFEQEIIFYSEKLDITEEKVRLKTHCDYFLKTMSENECGRKLNFISQEIGREINTIGSKANDAEMQKIVVQMKDELEKIKEQLNNVL from the coding sequence ATGATTAAATCAATGACAGGCTTTGGAAAAGCGAATGTATCGCTGAGAGGTAAAAAAATATCTATTGAAGCGCGTTCAGTGAACAGCAAAGGATTGGATACGAATTTCCGTTTACCGAATATCTACCGCGAAAAAGAAACCGAACTCAGAAATTTTTTGTCGGATAAATTGAAAAGAGGGAAAGTTGATATTTCTATTTCGTCTGATAATTCTTCCGAAATAAAAACAGTTCTTCTGAATAAAACTGTCGCAAAGTCGCATTACAAAGAACTGAAATCACTTTGCAAAGAGTTAAAGCTGGATGACGCAGAGATGCTTCTGGCCATTCTACGCATGCCTGATGTTTTCAAAACGGGAAAGGAAGAGTTGAACGAAAAGGATTGGAAGCAGATTCTTTCAGGAATCGGAAAAGCAGTGAACGAGTTGGACAAGTTCAGAACTACAGAGGGAAAATCACTTGAAAAGGATTTGAGAAATCGACTAGGAATAATTGCAGAACTTCTTGGGTTTGTTGAGAAATTAGATAAAGAAAGAATTCCTTTTATAAAAGAAAAAATAAGGAAACAAGTTGCCGAACTCACCGATAAAATTGACCAAAACCGATTTGAGCAGGAAATAATTTTTTATTCTGAGAAACTTGACATTACAGAAGAAAAAGTCCGATTGAAAACACATTGTGATTATTTTCTAAAAACTATGAGTGAAAATGAGTGCGGAAGAAAATTAAATTTCATTTCTCAGGAAATCGGTAGGGAAATAAACACTATCGGTTCAAAAGCAAATGACGCAGAAATGCAAAAGATAGTTGTGCAAATGAAAGACGAACTGGAAAAAATAAAAGAGCAACTCAATAATGTTCTATGA
- a CDS encoding NADH-quinone oxidoreductase subunit J — protein MSHFFLYLISVMILVFGVLTVTSHKIFRAAIYLLFALINVAALYFYLQYEFIAAVQIVVYVGGIVVLIIFSLFLTHRVGSDLPAPSYLKMFFTFLAVLFGFGFAYFLLLAHEFSETAIIGSSISMHSIGKAMLNYGEGGFVLPFEVVSILLLAALVGSIAIAMKTKPKA, from the coding sequence ATGAGCCATTTTTTTCTATATCTTATATCTGTAATGATTCTTGTGTTTGGAGTACTTACTGTGACTTCTCATAAGATATTCCGCGCAGCGATTTATTTACTGTTCGCGCTTATTAATGTGGCAGCGTTGTATTTTTATCTTCAGTATGAATTTATTGCTGCTGTTCAGATTGTGGTTTACGTAGGCGGAATTGTTGTGCTGATAATATTTTCACTTTTCCTTACACACCGCGTGGGTTCAGATCTTCCTGCTCCTTCTTATTTGAAAATGTTTTTTACGTTTCTCGCTGTATTGTTTGGATTCGGGTTTGCATATTTTCTGCTACTCGCGCATGAATTTTCTGAAACAGCAATAATTGGTTCATCAATAAGCATGCATTCAATAGGTAAAGCAATGCTGAATTACGGTGAAGGCGGATTTGTTTTGCCATTTGAAGTGGTAAGTATTTTATTGTTAGCTGCATTAGTTGGAAGTATTGCAATTGCTATGAAAACAAAACCAAAAGCTTGA
- a CDS encoding STAS/SEC14 domain-containing protein produces MPKEISILETKEHPSYTAFFRSDGIVHFEMKDVEDYTVEILKEQIQFLSEKSKGKKFPLMLTFASYHGPNEESMKYAAKEGNLKYAKAIAVVVDSLASRLRSNFYLIFFRPETPTKLFNSKEEAIKWLKKYL; encoded by the coding sequence ATGCCAAAAGAAATTTCTATACTTGAAACGAAAGAGCATCCTTCTTACACTGCTTTTTTCCGGAGTGATGGTATAGTCCATTTTGAGATGAAGGATGTTGAAGACTACACAGTGGAAATTCTCAAAGAACAAATTCAATTTTTATCAGAGAAGAGCAAGGGAAAGAAATTTCCCTTGATGCTGACATTTGCCTCTTATCATGGACCGAATGAGGAAAGTATGAAATACGCTGCTAAAGAAGGAAATTTAAAATATGCAAAAGCTATTGCAGTGGTTGTGGATTCTCTCGCATCACGACTTAGAAGCAATTTTTATTTAATTTTTTTTAGACCTGAAACACCTACAAAACTTTTTAATTCGAAAGAAGAAGCCATCAAATGGTTGAAAAAATATTTGTGA
- a CDS encoding NADH-quinone oxidoreductase subunit M produces the protein MILSLLILIPALTLAGMFLVKRKDVRIVAFVGSLLQLGLSLFLLLSYMNERKIGNVSALLFESNHVWFSQWNINYHIGIDGISIAMILLTSVVLFAGVLVSWNIEYQPREFFFLLVMLAMGAFGFFISVDLFTQFFFFELAVVPKYLLIAIWGSGKKEYSAMKLVLMLMGGSALVLIGILSLYYFSVQAGTPTFSLMEISKLGLSPEKQIFVFPFLFIGFGVLSALFPFHTWAPDGHSSAPTAASMFLAGISMKLGGYGCLRVATVLLPDAAREYSTYIIILACIGILYGAFVTLKQRDIKLMNAYSSVSHCGFVLLGIGMLTKTAMTGAVLQMVSHGVMTALFFAVIGMIYERSHTRMGDEMGGLLRVMPFLGTVFIIAGLTSLGLPGFSGFVAEATVFVGSWQVADFFHRSATIIATASIVVTAVYILRAVGISLWGPITKKEFEKLSDAAWNEKLASGILVVSIVIMGTMPLWLSDLISKTTETLFGTVIK, from the coding sequence ATGATTTTGTCATTACTCATATTAATCCCTGCTCTCACACTGGCTGGAATGTTTCTTGTCAAAAGAAAAGACGTGCGCATTGTCGCGTTTGTTGGTTCGTTGTTACAATTAGGACTTTCTCTTTTTCTTTTGCTCTCTTATATGAATGAAAGAAAAATTGGAAATGTTTCTGCGCTTCTCTTTGAATCAAATCATGTCTGGTTTTCTCAATGGAATATTAATTATCACATCGGCATTGACGGCATTTCTATCGCGATGATCTTACTTACATCGGTTGTTCTTTTCGCAGGCGTTCTTGTTTCATGGAATATTGAATATCAGCCGAGAGAATTTTTCTTTCTTCTCGTTATGCTTGCGATGGGTGCTTTTGGTTTTTTTATTTCTGTAGATTTATTCACGCAGTTTTTCTTTTTTGAATTGGCGGTCGTCCCAAAATATCTTCTCATCGCTATTTGGGGAAGCGGCAAAAAAGAATATTCCGCTATGAAATTGGTGCTGATGCTGATGGGTGGCTCTGCGCTCGTGCTGATTGGAATTTTGAGTTTGTATTATTTCTCAGTTCAAGCGGGAACCCCGACTTTTTCTTTAATGGAAATTTCTAAACTTGGCTTGTCTCCGGAAAAACAAATATTTGTCTTTCCATTTTTATTTATCGGATTTGGTGTGTTGAGCGCATTGTTCCCGTTTCACACTTGGGCACCTGACGGACATTCTTCTGCGCCTACTGCTGCTTCCATGTTCCTCGCGGGAATTTCTATGAAGCTGGGCGGATACGGATGTTTGCGTGTTGCGACAGTTCTTCTTCCCGATGCTGCAAGAGAATATTCCACTTACATTATTATTCTCGCCTGCATAGGAATTTTATACGGAGCATTCGTTACACTGAAACAGCGTGACATAAAACTGATGAATGCATATTCTTCGGTGAGCCACTGCGGATTTGTTTTGCTTGGCATTGGTATGCTCACAAAAACCGCGATGACCGGTGCAGTTTTGCAAATGGTTTCTCACGGAGTGATGACGGCTCTTTTCTTCGCTGTCATCGGCATGATCTACGAGCGTTCGCATACGCGCATGGGAGATGAAATGGGCGGACTGCTCAGGGTAATGCCGTTTCTCGGAACTGTATTTATCATTGCAGGATTAACTTCTCTCGGGCTTCCCGGTTTCAGCGGGTTCGTTGCCGAAGCAACTGTGTTTGTCGGTTCATGGCAAGTGGCGGATTTTTTTCATCGCTCGGCAACAATTATTGCGACTGCTTCCATTGTTGTAACGGCAGTTTATATTTTGCGTGCTGTTGGAATTTCTCTTTGGGGACCAATCACGAAAAAAGAATTTGAAAAACTTTCAGATGCTGCTTGGAATGAAAAATTAGCTTCAGGAATTTTAGTTGTATCAATTGTAATTATGGGAACGATGCCGTTGTGGCTGTCGGATTTAATTTCAAAAACAACAGAAACTTTATTTGGAACTGTGATAAAATGA